CGCTGGAACTGGGCGCCGACATCGTGATGCACTCGGCCACCAAGTACTTCGGCGGGCACAGCGACGTGCTGGGCGGCGCCTTAGTCGTCAAAGACAAAGAGCTGTACGACAAGCTCTACTTCGTGCAAAACGCCACCGGCGCCGTCATGGGGCCGTTTGAATCGTTCCTGGTCAGCCGCGGCTTGAAGACGCTCGAACTACGGGTTCGCGAGCAATGCCGCACCGCACAGAAGATCGCCGAATACCTGGACGCCGACCCGCGGATCTCCCGCGTCCTCTACCCTGGCCTGCCTTCCCATCCGGGACACGACATCGCCGCCAAGCAAATGGAGGGCGGTTTTGGGGCGATGCTCAGCTTTGAGGTCGCTGGCGACTATGCGAAAGCGAAAAAGGTGGCCGAGTCGACGCATCTGTTCCAACTTGCCGTTAGCCTAGGGGCGGTCGAATCGCTGATCGAACAACCGGCCTCGATGTCGCATGCCAGTTACGACCGCGAAGCGCGACTAGCGCATGGCATCAAAGATGAGCTGATCCGCCTGTCGGTCGGGCTAGAAGCGTTTGAAGATCTGCGGGATGACCTGGATCAGGCGTTGAATGCGTAAGAGCAGGTGACCAATTTCCGACACTAACCCGAGGCGCGAGCCGAGGGAATGCGGTCGGGAGCAACGGAGAGGATACCTTGCGCTCCGTGGCCGGAACTTGACCGGTGACCTTATCCTAACATCCGTATCCATTCCCTCGGCTCGCGCCTCGGGTTAGTGTGTCCGCGCACAAAAAAAACGCCTCGCATGGCGAGGCGTTTTTTCTGGGGATCTCGAAGTTCGGGAACTACTTCGATTTGGGCGCCGCGAAGTAGACGCCCGACTTGGTCGAGTGGCTGACTCGCGATACGCCGCTCTTCTCGGCAATCACCTTGCTGTAGTACAGGTTGGCTTTGCCGGCTGGTTTGACGTCGCTAACCTGGGCCGACTTCCAACTGCCGGGAGGTTGGAACCGGGCCGGTTCCGGGACAATCGAGGTCGGTTCTTCGACCATCGGCGGGGTCGGCGGAGTCGGGACGCCCTGGCCATCCCAGACCGGAGCGTTTTCGATCATCGGCGAACCGTAGTGGGTCACCGGAGGCACGCCGGCGCCGCAGCCGACGCAATCGCCGCACCCGATGCTGCTGGTGCAGCCGCCGCAGCCGCAGCTACCGTTAAAGCGAATCGGGCAGAAGAGACGCTCAACGCCCCCCTTCAAATGACAGAAGCCCGTTTTCAGGCCGCTGCCGATGTTCTTCAGCGCGGTTCCCAGCGGGTTGCAACAAGGGTCGCAACAGGTCCGCGCCTGGCACGAAGAGCAGCCACACGACGGCGCCGGAGTCGCACATCCGCAATCCCCCGCCATGGCGACATTGACCGCTAGCAAACAGGCGACAATCGCTCCGCAAACCAAGTTTTTGACCATTGTTCTTTCTTCCTTCAGTGATGCGTCCGCCCGGCGAGGGCGATCATGTTCGGTTGTGGCGACTTCCTCCTTCGCCGGAATAATTCATCGAACCAGCATGACGCGAAAAACCAGAACTTCCCGAACAACCGCCAATCTCCACCACCGCACGCCAAACCACCCAGATTCGCGCGCATTAACCTGGAAAAACTTTTCGGATTATCGCGACTTTTCCTTTAGGCGGCGTAGCGGTCGTACCGATTACATCGATGGAAGCGGAAGATTTCACCGCTCCATCCGTCCCCCCGGAATGAAGGAAATCTCGGAATGTCGTTCTCTACCCGCATGGCGCTAGCTGCTGTCCTTGTCATGGCCAGCATGCTTACCGCTACCAGCTACGCTCAGACCCAAGAGCCGCGCGTTGGTCGTTTGTTTCCCAGCACTACCAGCTCGTCGGACCGAATCTATCAAGCGCGGCAGCGTGCCGCCAAAGCGAGCCGCATCGCGACTCAAATCGAAACCAACGCCGCCGAAGTCGAGCAAGTCGACTACTCGGTCCTCAGCGCTCAGCCCAGCGTCGAAATGGTCGAACCGGGCGTCGAGTTCATGGAACACGAAGGCGTGATCATGGAAGAAGGCCCGCACCATCACGGCGCCATGCATGGCGACGGCTGCGGCTGTCAGTCGTGCGGAACCGGCGATTGCGGTCCCAGCTGCGGATCGTCGTGCGGCGGCTGCGGCCAGTGCGAAACTTGCTGCATGACCTGCATCCCGCTCTGCTTTAAGCTGAACTGGGACGATTTCTCGGTCAACGCCGGCGTCGAAGGCTTTAAGAATGGCCTGAACCGCGGCATGGACGGCAGCTTCGGCTACATGTACGGATTCAACTGGGGGATGCCGATCGGCTTTCTGCCGAAGTCGGGCCTCGGTTTCCAAATCGGCATGTCAGGCTCTAACGCCAACCTGTATGGCGCCAGTTTCACCGAATCGAGCCGCGATCAGACCTTCTTCACGGTCGGTTTGTTCCGCCGGGTCGACTGGGGCTGGCAGGGCGGCATCGCCTTCGATCACCTGAAGGACCAGTGGTACTATGACGTCGAAGTGAGCCAGGTTCGCGGTCAGCTGAGCTGGGTCTTCCAAGGCTGTAACGAAGTCGGCTTCCAGTTCTCGGCCAGCGATTCGGAAGGATCGGGCGCCGCCACGATCGACATCCCCGGCACCGATGCGACCAATAACCTGACCGAAACGGTCGCCGCGACCAACCTGTATACCTTCTTCTGGCGTCGCCGGCTGGACGACTGCGGCCGCTCGGTTCGCCTGTTCGGCGGTTGGACCGGCGACAGCCAAGGGATCTTGGGCGCCGACGCTCACGTGCCGCTGACGCAGCGACTGGCCTTGGATTCGGGCTTCACGTTCCTGTTGCCCGACAGCCAACAGACCCGGACCCGCAACGAGGAAGAAGCCTGGAATATCGGCATCAACCTGGTCTGGTACCCGTTCGCCGGGTCGAAGTGCGGCAGCACCAGCTACTATCGGCCGCTGATGAACGTGGCCAACAACGGCGACTTCATCCTGCGTCGCCAGTAAAACGAGTCATTTCGAGGGGAGGAGTCGAGCCGCCGCCGGTCTAGGAGCGACTAGATCTGCGGCGGCTCGCTCCATTTTTTCCTCGCGTGACTTTCTTTCGGGATTTCCCCCGCCCGACGTAACCCGCTTTCGTAGCATGACTTCACAAAACTGGATGGGGTCGATATACTTGCGCGTTTACAAGACTAAGTTGCATGTCAACTGGGGTGAACAGCCGAATCTCACCGTAGGGATTGGCCCTGCTCCGCGGACGCCAAGTTCGCTCGCGTCGAGCTGCACACGACACTAACTTACTGTTGCCACTAGGTTTATGAATCAACCCAAGAAGAGCCATTGGGCGTCGCTGGCAGCCGCTCTTGGCGCCGCGCCTGCTGAAAATCAAAGCGAAGAACCGTCGAGCGAAGCTCCGGCCCCTGAGCAAACGCAGGAAGTCCAGCAGCCGACGGCCGAAGTCGTAGATGAAGGCGAAGCGGCCGAAACCGTCGAAATCTCGGAGCCGGTCGCCGAAGCGCCCGTCTTGGAAGAACCGGCGGAAGAAGAAGCTCCGGTCGAAGAAGAAGTGGCGGAAGAGCCCGCCCCCCCGACCAAACGACACTGGGCCGGCCTGGCTCAGTCGCTCGGCCTGCCGGTCGAACGTCTCTTCGGCAATTCGGAACCCGCTCCGCAGCCGCCAGCCGCGAAGAAGCCGGCTCCGAAACCGGCGCCCAAGCCGCAGCCGGCCGCCGCGATCGAGAAAGAGCTGACCGAGAAGCCCGAGCCGAGCCCGGCCGAATCGACCGCCCGCAGCCTCTTCGACGAGCGGGACGAATCGCCCGAGTCGGAAAAGCGGGCCGCCAACCTGTTCATTCAGATCGACTCGAGCTCGAAGAAGTCGAGCGATCCGGCGCCGGAAACGCGCAACCTGATCCCCGGCGATGAGATCTTCTTCGAGACCGGCGACTACGACCTGATCGAAGATATGACCGATGAGCCGGAACCGGTCGACGAGGACGACGACCACGATGACGAACCGGCGCCGCGCAGCCGGAAGCGGAAAGAAGCGTCGGACGAAGACGAATCGGGCGCCCCGCGTCGCCGCCGTCGTCGTCGCCGCGGACGTCGCCGTGAACGCTCGGAAACGACCAGCGAAGAAGATGGTAGCGATGAGCCGCAGGGCGAAGCGACCGAAGTCGCCGCCGAACTGGAGCCTGCCGCCAAAGAAGCGAGCTCGTCCGAGTCAGGCGACGAAGAAGGATCGGAATCGAGCGGCGCCCCGCGTCGCCGTCGCCGCCGTCGTCGTTCACGCAAGGCGGATGATGGCGAACCGCGAGCCAAGTCGAGCGAATCGGCGCCGAAGCGCGAACTGACCGACGTCGACTTCCCCGGCGATGAAGACGCCTCGCTGGACGACGTCTACGACGACGATGACGATCACGACATGCGTCGTCATCGCAACATCCCGTCGTGGCTCGATGCGGTGA
The genomic region above belongs to Blastopirellula retiformator and contains:
- a CDS encoding trans-sulfuration enzyme family protein, which encodes MQFRTKAIHVGNARDPQTGAVVPPIHVASTYVQPGAGDWGEFDYSRSGNPTRKNLETTLAALESGTGALAYASGMAAIHGAMMLLETGDHVLAGSDIYGGAYRLLHKICNRSGISTTLANSSDLAALEAAITPKTKMLWIESPGNPQMSITDIAACAKIAKKHNLLLGVDSTFATPVLTRPLELGADIVMHSATKYFGGHSDVLGGALVVKDKELYDKLYFVQNATGAVMGPFESFLVSRGLKTLELRVREQCRTAQKIAEYLDADPRISRVLYPGLPSHPGHDIAAKQMEGGFGAMLSFEVAGDYAKAKKVAESTHLFQLAVSLGAVESLIEQPASMSHASYDREARLAHGIKDELIRLSVGLEAFEDLRDDLDQALNA
- a CDS encoding DUF6666 family protein, which encodes MSFSTRMALAAVLVMASMLTATSYAQTQEPRVGRLFPSTTSSSDRIYQARQRAAKASRIATQIETNAAEVEQVDYSVLSAQPSVEMVEPGVEFMEHEGVIMEEGPHHHGAMHGDGCGCQSCGTGDCGPSCGSSCGGCGQCETCCMTCIPLCFKLNWDDFSVNAGVEGFKNGLNRGMDGSFGYMYGFNWGMPIGFLPKSGLGFQIGMSGSNANLYGASFTESSRDQTFFTVGLFRRVDWGWQGGIAFDHLKDQWYYDVEVSQVRGQLSWVFQGCNEVGFQFSASDSEGSGAATIDIPGTDATNNLTETVAATNLYTFFWRRRLDDCGRSVRLFGGWTGDSQGILGADAHVPLTQRLALDSGFTFLLPDSQQTRTRNEEEAWNIGINLVWYPFAGSKCGSTSYYRPLMNVANNGDFILRRQ